A window of bacterium contains these coding sequences:
- a CDS encoding sugar phosphate isomerase/epimerase family protein: protein MLKDRRKISISTCFDYNISFDKQVELISKAGFSHFSLGSYINHSRYLSKEGRLKIKELLDTYQLQIDSIHGPQIGSMGTSIQGFKDIIFAAQDLSIPVIVIHGSLFEIQQEEFSENLDFLLENCTILEPILKATGVTFAFENLLPGLATDLMECALKELDPKHFGFCYDSSHDQIGGPRNSNLIEKFKDRLFAVHLSDRIKDFEDHAIPGEGFIQWDETIRQLKNSSFNSPVLLELMMKYSRVKEVPLFLESAYKEGCLIYDKIFSDSSSKR, encoded by the coding sequence ATGTTAAAAGATAGAAGAAAAATATCAATTTCTACTTGTTTTGACTACAACATCTCTTTTGATAAGCAAGTAGAGTTGATTAGCAAGGCAGGGTTTTCTCATTTTTCGCTTGGTTCTTATATAAACCATTCCCGGTATCTTTCGAAAGAAGGTCGGTTGAAGATTAAGGAACTTTTAGACACCTATCAACTTCAAATCGACAGCATTCATGGACCGCAGATTGGTTCAATGGGAACCAGCATACAAGGATTCAAAGACATTATTTTTGCGGCTCAAGATTTATCCATACCCGTTATTGTTATACATGGAAGTCTGTTTGAGATACAGCAGGAAGAGTTTTCTGAGAATCTAGATTTTTTACTAGAAAATTGTACGATTCTTGAGCCAATTCTAAAAGCGACGGGTGTTACTTTTGCATTTGAAAATCTTTTACCCGGTTTGGCAACAGATTTAATGGAATGCGCCTTGAAGGAATTAGACCCAAAACATTTTGGATTTTGTTATGATTCCTCACATGACCAGATTGGAGGGCCGAGAAATTCCAATTTAATAGAAAAGTTTAAAGACCGATTATTTGCCGTGCATTTATCTGACAGGATAAAAGACTTTGAAGACCACGCAATACCGGGGGAAGGTTTTATCCAATGGGATGAAACAATAAGACAATTAAAAAATTCCAGTTTTAATTCTCCTGTTCTTCTGGAACTTATGATGAAGTATTCAAGGGTAAAAGAAGTACCATTATTTTTAGAATCAGCATATAAAGAAGGTTGTTTGATTTATGATAAAATATTTTCGGATAGTTCTAGTAAGAGGTGA
- a CDS encoding GNAT family N-acetyltransferase, whose protein sequence is MDLRFEKNPGLKAEQVADLRKSVGWDSRVEKYKKILGNTYFCAVCFSEDKLVGYIDVVSDKIDDAYVRDLMVHPDYQRRNIGTKLLNMVIEQVKSDGIKMINTIFDPELTRFYKKVGFTIMSGGVIDFENDN, encoded by the coding sequence ATGGATTTACGATTTGAGAAGAATCCCGGGCTAAAAGCTGAACAGGTTGCTGATTTGCGAAAATCCGTTGGGTGGGATAGCAGGGTTGAAAAATATAAGAAAATTCTTGGGAATACTTATTTTTGCGCAGTGTGTTTTTCAGAGGACAAATTAGTAGGATATATAGATGTGGTAAGTGATAAAATTGATGATGCGTATGTAAGGGATTTAATGGTTCATCCTGATTATCAGCGTCGAAATATTGGAACAAAGTTACTCAATATGGTTATTGAGCAAGTTAAATCAGATGGTATAAAAATGATAAATACTATTTTCGACCCGGAACTTACCAGATTTTATAAAAAGGTGGGATTTACGATAATGTCCGGCGGGGTGATAGATTTTGAAAATGACAATTAA
- a CDS encoding GNAT family N-acetyltransferase, with protein sequence MEDKMIKIIPIQPSQLNEYSKISGAFKVSSILRINHLENGLGGIKIYEENTANPLIKDYDNYEKPIEWKDKWNLENWGLFIAKNDRNETIGGVVIAYDTPELCMLEGRKDLTVLWDIRVQPEYRGKGIGKLLFNKAVEYTKERNCKRIKIETQNNNVDACKFYSKQGCYLEGIHYGVYKECPDEIQLLWYKRIN encoded by the coding sequence ATGGAAGATAAAATGATAAAAATAATACCGATACAACCGAGTCAATTAAACGAATACTCAAAGATATCCGGTGCTTTTAAAGTTTCTAGTATTTTAAGAATTAATCATTTAGAAAATGGTTTAGGTGGAATAAAAATTTATGAAGAAAACACAGCTAATCCACTTATTAAAGATTATGATAACTACGAAAAGCCAATAGAATGGAAAGATAAATGGAATCTTGAAAACTGGGGATTATTCATAGCAAAAAATGATAGAAACGAAACAATAGGTGGAGTTGTTATCGCATATGACACTCCTGAATTATGTATGCTTGAAGGTCGGAAAGATTTGACAGTTCTATGGGATATTAGAGTTCAACCTGAATATAGAGGAAAAGGAATAGGGAAATTATTGTTTAATAAAGCAGTAGAGTATACAAAAGAAAGAAATTGTAAACGTATTAAAATAGAAACGCAAAATAACAATGTAGACGCATGTAAGTTTTATAGTAAACAAGGATGCTATTTGGAAGGAATACATTATGGTGTTTACAAGGAATGTCCTGATGAAATTCAATTGTTATGGTACAAAAGGATAAACTAA
- a CDS encoding FkbM family methyltransferase, which produces MKTFTLTTPAGVVFHVRPHSKDCETVFYYWIHGEPVYNVKGLSIPDNSVIIDIGAHIGTVSLRMATAAKNVKVYAFEPFPENFALLKKNICENNLDKVITPYKLAISNINRKRNLFTCTERTDGHTFYKHKDFKFGKAINVNCITLPEFLSKEKIKQVEFLKIDAEGAEYDIFLEGDISFLDKVKKIGMECHPCHPKYKASDIVRVLRKKGFQVIDEDGELFAKK; this is translated from the coding sequence ATGAAAACATTTACTTTAACTACTCCAGCTGGAGTTGTTTTTCACGTCAGACCACATTCAAAGGATTGCGAAACCGTTTTTTACTACTGGATACATGGGGAACCTGTTTATAATGTTAAGGGGTTATCTATACCAGACAACAGTGTAATTATAGATATAGGCGCTCATATAGGCACTGTCAGCCTGCGAATGGCAACAGCGGCAAAAAATGTAAAAGTATATGCTTTTGAGCCTTTTCCCGAGAACTTTGCCCTGTTAAAGAAAAACATTTGTGAAAACAATTTGGATAAAGTTATTACTCCTTACAAACTCGCTATTAGTAATATTAACAGGAAAAGAAACCTTTTCACTTGTACAGAACGTACAGACGGGCATACATTTTACAAGCATAAAGATTTTAAGTTCGGGAAAGCAATTAATGTGAATTGCATTACTTTGCCAGAGTTCCTGTCTAAAGAGAAAATTAAACAAGTTGAGTTTCTGAAAATAGATGCGGAAGGCGCAGAATATGATATCTTTTTAGAAGGAGATATTTCTTTTTTGGACAAGGTGAAAAAGATTGGAATGGAGTGTCATCCCTGTCATCCAAAATATAAAGCTTCAGACATTGTAAGAGTTCTGAGAAAGAAAGGCTTTCAAGTAATTGATGAAGATGGCGAGTTGTTTGCAAAGAAGTGA
- a CDS encoding methyltransferase domain-containing protein, which produces MKKTEKPINWSDREHVRTLVEQRKFLWNEDYIDLLVKLIGLKPGNIIADIGCGLGYLGHIYGKFITPSGKYIGVDKNGKLLIMGSKANKDFKFIRGGAEKIPLRDESVDFAMCHTLLLHLKEPEIAIKDMIRITKKRGKVIAFEPNNFGGICSGWNNLKETPLEDLLERVEHTYRIYKGLEKLGFGDWRIGEKMPYLFKKCGLKNIEVRMNEKIHAIIPPYNTPELKKRSNEHLKSLEDFLKSTKKKRKENILEGKQFYLAGGGSEKGFESYIKNQEKKWGKESGEVIRMLKEESLYSVGANFFYVIIGEK; this is translated from the coding sequence ATGAAAAAAACTGAAAAACCAATTAACTGGAGTGACCGGGAACACGTCAGGACTCTTGTCGAGCAGCGGAAATTCCTATGGAACGAAGATTATATTGATTTATTAGTAAAACTTATCGGTTTAAAACCGGGGAATATCATTGCAGACATTGGGTGTGGGCTTGGTTATCTCGGCCACATATATGGTAAATTCATAACTCCGAGTGGGAAATACATTGGGGTTGACAAAAACGGAAAACTTTTAATTATGGGAAGTAAGGCGAATAAGGATTTTAAGTTCATAAGAGGTGGTGCGGAGAAAATTCCTTTAAGAGATGAATCCGTTGATTTTGCGATGTGCCATACTTTGTTACTACACTTAAAAGAACCTGAGATTGCCATAAAAGATATGATTCGTATTACGAAAAAACGCGGCAAAGTAATTGCCTTTGAACCCAATAATTTTGGCGGTATTTGTTCGGGATGGAATAATTTAAAGGAAACTCCTCTTGAAGATTTACTTGAAAGGGTAGAGCATACTTACCGGATATACAAGGGCTTAGAAAAACTTGGATTCGGGGATTGGCGTATAGGAGAAAAGATGCCATATCTTTTTAAGAAATGTGGACTTAAGAATATTGAGGTACGGATGAATGAGAAAATTCATGCAATTATTCCACCTTATAACACTCCTGAACTCAAGAAAAGGAGTAACGAACATCTAAAAAGTTTAGAAGATTTTTTAAAATCCACAAAAAAGAAGAGAAAGGAAAATATTTTAGAAGGGAAGCAGTTTTATTTAGCAGGCGGAGGCAGTGAAAAGGGATTTGAAAGTTATATAAAAAACCAGGAGAAAAAATGGGGTAAGGAATCCGGAGAGGTAATTCGTATGTTAAAGGAAGAGAGTTTGTATTCTGTAGGAGCGAATTTTTTCTATGTAATAATAGGGGAAAAATGA
- a CDS encoding class I SAM-dependent methyltransferase yields the protein MKKDIEYYKRNMEIGSDLIAKEYKIRDNFLLGQPFYLDLLNYIVDIFKVILPPKSHILEVSCGTGILAEMLLKELDDISIDVTDISKETLKIVREKTERFGNRIRFLKKDNSDCSFSGKYDAIYTTDAMRLSFVDYSKLYLNFYNILKKNGVILIGEDALPIRRTSKLLMIGDMINDTKTKDNSTKPWREFTSRKEWVEKVNGKDILKVVKYYSAECHIAKLKKAGFNEAKMIYQKYNQLIIAGLKGKLSFRET from the coding sequence AAAATACGAGATAATTTTCTATTAGGACAACCTTTTTATTTGGACTTATTGAATTATATTGTTGATATTTTCAAGGTGATATTGCCGCCGAAATCTCATATATTAGAGGTGTCTTGTGGAACCGGGATATTGGCAGAAATGCTCTTGAAAGAATTAGATGATATTTCAATTGATGTTACTGATATTTCTAAAGAAACACTAAAGATAGTAAGGGAAAAGACGGAAAGATTCGGTAATAGAATACGGTTTTTGAAAAAAGATAATTCGGATTGTTCCTTTTCAGGTAAATACGACGCAATTTATACTACTGATGCAATGAGATTGTCTTTTGTAGATTATTCTAAGTTATACCTGAATTTTTATAACATTTTGAAAAAAAATGGGGTAATACTCATAGGAGAGGATGCATTACCCATAAGACGAACCAGTAAATTGTTAATGATAGGCGATATGATAAACGATACCAAAACAAAAGACAATTCAACTAAACCCTGGCGTGAATTTACTTCCCGTAAAGAATGGGTTGAGAAAGTTAATGGAAAAGACATACTGAAAGTAGTGAAATATTATTCGGCTGAATGCCATATTGCTAAACTTAAAAAAGCAGGGTTTAATGAAGCTAAAATGATATATCAAAAGTATAATCAGCTTATTATAGCAGGTCTCAAAGGCAAATTATCATTCCGTGAAACATAA
- a CDS encoding class I SAM-dependent methyltransferase, which translates to MKIIKDQREYSPHLYDLSNAVDDIEFYLSQIDKKIHNVLELGCGTGRVLIPLAKKEVNITGIDYSPAMITECLRKIKEQELTGKANAIMGDICDFQLDKTFDMIIASFRVIQALETIEELNNCLDCIKKHLSTGGFCILNAFNPSLLKEEMEKSWRKEGETFCWEKIDSETGHKIIHFDERQKIDPANQVLYPTMIYRVYDGDKLINEVRQDIVMKYYYPEEFESIILNAGFEIQEKYGGYHGEKYGQGKELVIKFIREGPRIKN; encoded by the coding sequence ATGAAAATTATTAAAGACCAGCGGGAATATTCTCCCCATTTATATGACTTAAGTAATGCAGTTGATGATATCGAATTCTACCTGTCGCAAATTGACAAAAAGATTCATAATGTCCTGGAATTAGGCTGTGGGACAGGAAGAGTACTTATTCCATTAGCAAAAAAAGAAGTAAACATAACAGGAATTGATTACTCCCCGGCGATGATTACGGAGTGCTTACGGAAAATAAAAGAACAAGAATTAACCGGAAAAGCAAATGCTATTATGGGAGATATTTGTGATTTTCAATTGGATAAGACTTTTGATATGATTATTGCTTCTTTCCGTGTTATACAAGCGCTTGAAACTATTGAAGAACTTAATAACTGTTTAGATTGTATTAAAAAACATCTATCTACGGGAGGGTTTTGTATCTTAAACGCGTTCAATCCGTCTCTTTTAAAAGAAGAAATGGAGAAATCGTGGCGAAAAGAGGGAGAAACATTCTGCTGGGAAAAAATTGACTCTGAGACAGGACATAAAATAATACATTTTGATGAAAGACAAAAAATAGACCCTGCAAATCAGGTTTTATACCCTACAATGATATATAGGGTATATGATGGGGACAAGTTGATAAATGAGGTAAGACAGGACATTGTTATGAAGTATTATTATCCTGAGGAATTTGAATCAATCATATTAAATGCAGGGTTTGAGATTCAGGAAAAATACGGTGGGTATCACGGTGAGAAGTATGGTCAAGGGAAGGAACTAGTGATAAAGTTCATCCGTGAAGGGCCGCGAATAAAAAATTAA